A section of the Virgibacillus sp. NKC19-3 genome encodes:
- the ftsH gene encoding ATP-dependent zinc metalloprotease FtsH, with amino-acid sequence MKRIFGNAFFWILMFLVVVAVISVFQGDNEEEVQFNVQEFQEALGNGEIEEMTMQPANGIVRFTGTLADDDQSFIAQVPDNTVLINSITENANEQSALNVIEEEQPSAFVSFLTMMLPFLIIGLIFFFILSRAQGGGGGGGGRMMNFGKSKAKMYTEEKKKVRFSDVAGADEEKQELVEIVDFLKDPRKFAQVGARIPKGVLLVGPPGTGKTLIARAVAGEAGTPFFSISGSDFVEMFVGVGASRVRDLFENAKKNSPCIIFIDEIDAVGRQRGAGLGGGHDEREQTLNQLLVEMDGFGANEGIILIAATNRADILDPALLRPGRFDRQITVDRPDVRGRQDVLKVHARDKPLEESVDLETVAKRTPGFTGADLENLLNEAALVAARSDRMKINMYDVDEAIDRVLVGPAKKGRVISKKEQDIVAHHESGHTVIGMVLDDADAVHKVTIVPRGQAGGYAVQLPKEDRYFMTKPELFDKVTGLLGGRVAEEIMFGEVSTGASNDFQRATGIVRKMITEFGMSDKIGPLQFTSGGGGDVFLGRDIGNEQNYSDSIAHDIDTEMQSFIDYCYERAKSILTEHKDKLELLAQTLLEVETLDAKQIHSLFYEGVLPEPEEDDESEEDVKVNIQSKEDEAKSTEDKENVEPSESKKGPLTEKEKEEIFKDNKPSSDDTDKKE; translated from the coding sequence ATGAAACGGATTTTTGGGAACGCGTTTTTTTGGATACTTATGTTTCTTGTCGTTGTAGCAGTTATATCCGTATTTCAAGGCGACAATGAAGAAGAAGTACAATTTAATGTACAGGAATTTCAGGAGGCTTTGGGTAATGGCGAAATCGAAGAAATGACGATGCAGCCAGCCAATGGAATTGTACGTTTTACCGGAACTTTAGCAGATGATGATCAATCATTTATTGCGCAAGTTCCTGATAATACAGTGTTGATTAACTCAATTACAGAAAATGCAAATGAGCAAAGCGCGCTTAATGTCATAGAAGAAGAACAGCCAAGTGCATTTGTCAGTTTTCTAACGATGATGCTTCCGTTTCTGATTATCGGATTAATATTCTTCTTTATTCTTAGCCGAGCCCAAGGTGGCGGCGGTGGCGGCGGTGGCCGCATGATGAACTTTGGTAAAAGTAAAGCCAAAATGTATACAGAAGAAAAGAAAAAAGTTCGCTTTAGCGATGTTGCCGGAGCAGATGAAGAAAAACAAGAACTAGTTGAAATTGTTGACTTTTTGAAGGATCCTCGTAAATTCGCACAAGTGGGTGCACGTATTCCAAAAGGGGTACTTCTGGTTGGACCTCCGGGAACAGGTAAGACATTAATTGCCCGTGCGGTTGCAGGTGAAGCCGGTACCCCATTCTTCTCGATCAGTGGTTCAGACTTTGTCGAGATGTTCGTTGGGGTTGGTGCTTCCCGTGTACGTGACTTGTTTGAAAATGCTAAAAAGAATTCGCCATGTATCATATTCATCGATGAAATTGATGCTGTTGGCCGTCAACGTGGTGCAGGTCTTGGTGGTGGACACGATGAACGTGAACAAACATTAAACCAGCTCCTTGTTGAAATGGACGGATTTGGTGCTAATGAAGGCATTATCTTGATTGCTGCAACAAACCGTGCAGATATTCTCGACCCGGCATTGCTGCGTCCAGGACGTTTTGATCGGCAAATAACGGTTGACCGCCCAGATGTTAGAGGACGTCAGGATGTGTTAAAAGTTCATGCAAGAGATAAACCTTTAGAAGAGTCTGTTGACTTAGAAACGGTTGCAAAGCGGACGCCAGGTTTTACAGGTGCAGATTTAGAGAATTTACTAAATGAAGCAGCACTGGTGGCTGCCAGAAGTGATCGGATGAAGATTAATATGTATGATGTTGATGAAGCCATTGATCGTGTTCTTGTAGGACCTGCTAAGAAAGGCAGAGTCATTTCGAAAAAAGAACAAGACATTGTGGCACACCATGAAAGTGGGCATACGGTTATCGGCATGGTGCTTGACGATGCAGATGCGGTGCATAAGGTTACGATTGTACCACGTGGTCAAGCTGGTGGTTACGCGGTTCAATTGCCGAAAGAAGATCGTTACTTTATGACGAAACCAGAGCTATTTGATAAAGTTACTGGACTGCTCGGCGGTCGTGTTGCTGAAGAAATCATGTTCGGTGAGGTCAGCACTGGTGCGTCCAATGATTTCCAACGAGCAACAGGTATTGTTCGTAAAATGATTACCGAATTCGGTATGAGTGACAAGATTGGCCCGCTTCAATTTACAAGTGGCGGCGGTGGCGATGTTTTCTTAGGTCGTGATATTGGAAACGAACAAAACTATAGTGATTCCATTGCCCACGATATTGATACAGAAATGCAAAGCTTTATCGACTACTGTTACGAACGTGCCAAATCGATCTTGACCGAACATAAAGATAAGCTTGAGCTTTTAGCACAAACGCTGCTTGAAGTAGAAACATTGGATGCGAAACAAATTCATTCACTCTTTTATGAAGGTGTACTTCCAGAGCCTGAAGAAGATGATGAATCAGAAGAAGACGTTAAAGTGAACATCCAATCCAAAGAAGATGAGGCTAAGTCTACGGAAGATAAAGAAAATGTGGAGCCAAGCGAATCGAAAAAAGGTCCGCTAACAGAGAAGGAAAAAGAAGAGATCTTTAAAGATAACAAGCCTTCTTCAGATGATACGGACAAAAAAGAATAA
- a CDS encoding type III pantothenate kinase, translating into MLFVLDVGNTNTVLGVFEQGELKHEWRIKTDRHKTGDEYGVLIKSLFDYKELTFSDIDGVIISSVVPPIMLALEEMCHLYFRLEPFIVGRETARSTLKMSYPNPNEIGADRIVNAVGGIKIYGAPLIIIDFGTATTFCYINDQEEYVGGIISPGINVSMEALYSKASKLPKIEIQAPDNVIGTSTVEAMQSGVFNGYVAQVEGIIARMKQQMNTNPKVIATGGLAALIGDTSESIDHVDTYLTLKGLNLIYQMYTQT; encoded by the coding sequence ATGTTATTTGTACTTGATGTAGGAAATACGAATACAGTACTTGGTGTATTTGAACAGGGTGAATTAAAACATGAATGGCGGATAAAAACCGATCGCCATAAAACCGGAGATGAATATGGTGTACTAATAAAATCTCTATTTGACTATAAGGAATTAACATTCTCCGATATAGACGGTGTTATTATATCATCCGTAGTTCCTCCGATTATGCTTGCACTGGAAGAAATGTGTCATCTTTATTTTCGATTAGAACCTTTCATTGTGGGTAGAGAAACCGCTAGATCCACGTTGAAAATGAGTTATCCGAACCCTAATGAAATTGGGGCAGATCGAATCGTTAATGCGGTGGGAGGCATTAAAATATATGGAGCGCCGCTTATTATTATAGATTTTGGTACTGCTACAACGTTTTGTTACATAAATGATCAAGAAGAATACGTTGGAGGCATCATCTCACCGGGAATTAATGTTTCGATGGAGGCATTATATAGTAAAGCGTCCAAGCTTCCTAAAATTGAAATTCAGGCTCCGGATAATGTTATAGGGACGTCAACAGTAGAAGCGATGCAATCCGGTGTTTTTAACGGGTATGTTGCACAAGTGGAAGGGATTATTGCACGTATGAAGCAACAGATGAACACGAATCCGAAAGTAATCGCTACAGGTGGATTGGCGGCTTTGATAGGAGATACATCTGAGAGCATTGATCATGTTGATACTTACTTGACAC